In Thermodesulfovibrionales bacterium, the genomic stretch AGCATCTCATGGTAGACAACAAATCTGATAAGGGAGGCCGGAACTTCTTTCCTGTCGAGGACAGGGTTTATCCGTATGGTATTGGTATGTCGACTGTAGCTTCCGAGGGTCCTTCTCTTCACGGCACCGGGAGCATTTTTCGAGCCCCACGTGATAACGCAGGAGATCCTTTCTCCAAAATATTCGGCGTTCAGTGACCGGTATATTTCATCGAGGTCGTGGTACTTCCCGAGACTCTTGGTCTTGATCCTCAGCCGTCCCATCGCCAGATAGGAGCTGTTCTGTTCTGCAAACTTCCTTACGAGGGGAGTTGCCCCTTTTCGCCTCCCGATGAACGACGCTATCTCGTCGATAACGTCACTCCCCGAAGAGAGGAAGATCCTGTGAAGCCTGACGAAAAGCATATCATCCCTCTCCCTTATTGATATGAGGCTGCTTGAAGTGTCGATGATCGTGAGGGATACCCTGCTGCCCGCGACCCGTTCAAAGAGACGGCCGAGATAATAGGGGTCATATGCCAAGGACAGGGCCAGCTGCTCAGGTCTCTTCAAAGTTGTTGAGCGAGAAGGGGAATACCCCTCAGGGGGCGGACCTTCATGATCCTTCTCCTCCCTCATGAGAGCTGAAGACATCGAGCTCGTCCGGAGTTCTCATTCCTGAAAAGCGCGGTCATGATCCCTCTTCCCGCAGCCTTGCTCTGTTAAATTCCTTCAGGTGCGCGAAGACCTCTTCGTCAGAGAAGACCCCGATCTTAACGAGGGCCTCTCCAAAGAAGATGTAGGAATCTTCCTGTTCCTTCAGGAGATCATGAAGTTGCGTCAGTGTCAGGAGGTTTTCTCTCACCGCAATCTCACCGAATTTTTCGAGTGTCTCTTCCTGGATTGCCAGTATCCTCTCGATATCGTCCTTAGTCAAGAGAGTCTTGGCGAGGGCTATCTCACCAATCTTGCGGTTGTTTTTCCTCTGGATGAGCCGGGCCTTGATGATGTCCGTCTCACTGATGAGACCCTTGTCCACGAGAAATCTGCCGAATTTGAGAGCCTTGCTCATGCAATACTATAACCTTCTTCCCCTGATTTGAACAACCTTTGCCGATGGCGCGGTCTTTTACAATTCTTGTTTACGAGGAGAAGTGCCTGATAGTGTATAATGAAGTCTGTATCGGTTCTGTTGGGCTCGGATAGCCGTGGGAGAGGAGGAGAAGAAGCAGCAGGATGGAATTGAAGCTCACATCAGGGAAGGCCCTTACCATCTCAGGGGGAGAGAGTCTTTACGCTGCGCTGAAACGCCAGGGTGTATACCTTGTAGCATCATGCGGAGGCAAAGGCACATGCGGAAAATGCCGGCTCAAGGTCATCGAGGGTGACTGCGAGATCGTCTCATACGGAAAGATGTCCCTCACGGACAGGGACGCCGGTTATGTCCTCGCCTGCCAGACCTTTGCCCGTTCAGATGTCCATGTTGAGGTCCCCGAAGAATCAAGGCTCGTTGTGGGTGACAAGATCGCCATATCCAAGTCACGGGATTTCTTTGAACTTCTCCAGTCCTTTCATGCTCAGATCTCTCCCGTTGTCAGGAGGGAGATCCTCTCGATCCCTCCGCCTTCGATCCATGACAATATCAGCGACCTTGAGCGGCTGAAGAGGGAACTCGAAAAAAAGGGACTGCGGGGAATGCGCTTTTCTCATGGCTTTGTCGCTCCCCTCTCGAAGGCGCTCAGGGGCGCTGAATGGGAGATATCGATCGGATATACCGAGGGGCCTGAGGCGATCTTCGTGTCCTGCGCGGAATGCAAAGAGAAGTATGGCCTTGCAGTCGATATCGGCACGACCACCGTCGTCGTCTATCTTGTCGATCTCGTTGACGGGCGGGTCATCGATGTCGGCTCCACCTACAATTCCCAGATGAAATATGGCGACGATGTCATAACGAGAATAGTCCATGCGACCGAGGGAGGAGGACTCGATGAACTTCGAGATGCCGTTGTAGGCGACGTTAATGATATCCTCGACACTCTTGCCGAACGGCACAAGATAAACAGAGAGGACATCGAATCGATCGTCCTGGCAGGCAATACGACCATGTCGCAGCTCTTCTGGGGGCTTGATCCTGCGTCGATCCGCGAAGAGCCCTATGTCCCGACGGTGAACTTCTTCCCGAAATGGAAGGCCCAGATTGCAGGGATCAATGCCAATTCTCAGGCGCCTGTTTATACCGTTCCCTGTGTTGCGAGTTACGTCGGCGGAGACATTGTTGCCGGAGTCCTTGCGTCGAGGATGCATCGTAACCCCGAGATCGCTCTTTTTATGGATATCGGAACGAACGGAGAGATCGCCATCGGGAACAATGAATGGCTCATGACCGCTGCCTGCTCAGCCGGTCCCTGTTTCGAAGGGAGCGGCATAAAGCACGGCATGAGGGCCACTGAAGGCGCCATTGAGTCCATCAGGATAGATCCAGAAACGTATGAGCCCAAGATAGGGGTAATCGGGAATGCAAAGCCCGTCGGCATCTGCGGGTCGGGGATGATCGATGCCATATCCGAAATGTTCCTCGCCGGTGTCATAGACCAGAAGGGCAAGATACTGGAGGAACTGACGACCGACAGAATCCGTAGAGGGGACGAAGGAGTCGAGTTTGTATTCTCGAGGAGCGGTGACAGGGACGTCGTGCTCAGTGAGGTTGATATCGAAAACATCCTGAGGGCCAAGGCTGCGATATACGCCGGTGTCTCTCTCCTTTTAAAGGAGGTCGGTTTTGGCCTCGATGCCATCGAGCGGGTTTACATTGCCGGCGGATTCGGCAATTACCTCAATGTCGACAGGGCCATCATCCTCGGGATGTTGCCTGACGTACCGAAAGAAAAGTTTTCCTTCCTCGGAAACACGTCGGTCACCGGGGCCTATCTCTGTCTTCTCTCCGAAGAACTGAGAAGAGAAGCCGATGATATTGCCTCAAAGATGACCTATATGGAGCTCTCGGTATCACGGAACTTCATGGATGAATACATGTCAGCCCTCTTCCTGCCGCATACCGACATGGATCAATTCCCTACCGTGGAAGCGTTGCTGAGGAAGAGGCCTTAGCCCCTGTTACGCTCACAGGTCGTACAAGTCTGCTCTTCCAACCGGCGTTTCCAGGTGGTTTGATAAGCGTTGCAATCTACAGCACGGCAGACATGGATCGAAGCCCTGTATACGCGATGAGCTTCCCAACAATCAGGGACTCCGGGACCGCACCGAAAGTGATCTTCCGCGTTGAGCACGCAGCGGCAGTCTACAATAATCAAAGGTATCGAGATACAAGGCTTCTCGCCATGCCTGCCTTCCAGAACAAGATAGTCCTAAGCAATTGGAAGGTGAATTCCCCTCGACAGGGACAACGGAGAGCACGTGAGCGACGTCAGTGAAGGGGACCGGCAGAGAGCAGCTTTTCTACCTCTTCCTTGATAATCATCCTCGGGATGCCACCGTGTATCTTGGGGACACCGTTGATGAGGATGACAGGGGTATTGATTGCGCCCTGACTGAGGAGGTCTCTGATCTCGGGGAAATAGAGTTCGTCATCCAGAAAAAGGTCTATATATTCGACGGCCACAACGTTCGGATAACAGTAATTCATCTCCTTGCGAAGCTCATCGGCAAGGATTTTGTTCTTTATCGGCTCCTCAAATTCCTCTGCGTCAAGGATAACTCCTTCTATGGGGTTGTCCAGTATCTGTATATGGACTCTTTGCAGCATCTCTCTATCCCTCCGGATCACCTGCCGGGCGTCACAAGCATATTATCGATAAGCCTCGTATTCCCTATCCTCACAGCAAGTGCAAGCAGTGCTTCTCCTTCTATCCGCTCGATCTCATCCAGTGTTTCAGTACTATACACAGAAC encodes the following:
- a CDS encoding SprT-like domain-containing protein — encoded protein: MSSALMREEKDHEGPPPEGYSPSRSTTLKRPEQLALSLAYDPYYLGRLFERVAGSRVSLTIIDTSSSLISIRERDDMLFVRLHRIFLSSGSDVIDEIASFIGRRKGATPLVRKFAEQNSSYLAMGRLRIKTKSLGKYHDLDEIYRSLNAEYFGERISCVITWGSKNAPGAVKRRTLGSYSRHTNTIRINPVLDRKEVPASLIRFVVYHEMLHADMDIVRINGRRLVHSKEFRTREKAFRDYDEALAWERGREPAVKPIDAPDRCTPRFSSIMNV
- a CDS encoding ASKHA domain-containing protein; protein product: MELKLTSGKALTISGGESLYAALKRQGVYLVASCGGKGTCGKCRLKVIEGDCEIVSYGKMSLTDRDAGYVLACQTFARSDVHVEVPEESRLVVGDKIAISKSRDFFELLQSFHAQISPVVRREILSIPPPSIHDNISDLERLKRELEKKGLRGMRFSHGFVAPLSKALRGAEWEISIGYTEGPEAIFVSCAECKEKYGLAVDIGTTTVVVYLVDLVDGRVIDVGSTYNSQMKYGDDVITRIVHATEGGGLDELRDAVVGDVNDILDTLAERHKINREDIESIVLAGNTTMSQLFWGLDPASIREEPYVPTVNFFPKWKAQIAGINANSQAPVYTVPCVASYVGGDIVAGVLASRMHRNPEIALFMDIGTNGEIAIGNNEWLMTAACSAGPCFEGSGIKHGMRATEGAIESIRIDPETYEPKIGVIGNAKPVGICGSGMIDAISEMFLAGVIDQKGKILEELTTDRIRRGDEGVEFVFSRSGDRDVVLSEVDIENILRAKAAIYAGVSLLLKEVGFGLDAIERVYIAGGFGNYLNVDRAIILGMLPDVPKEKFSFLGNTSVTGAYLCLLSEELRREADDIASKMTYMELSVSRNFMDEYMSALFLPHTDMDQFPTVEALLRKRP